In Mytilus edulis chromosome 3, xbMytEdul2.2, whole genome shotgun sequence, the genomic window ACTATTGATTTTAAGTCCGGATTGTCTCAACCAATTTCCGAACTGTATATCTACAGTATCTTGTAAGATAAATCTTCTTTTCGACTTGTAAATTTGGAAAAATTGTGGTGTAAAAATATCTGTGAGTACTTGATTTGAACAAAAGTTGACATATAATAGATAAGATATGCTATTCCACATTGATTCTCGGTAGGTGTCACTTTTGGCGCAACaactataaatatgttttttattgaaaattttgttCTTCTCTTTTGTTTTGTAACTACTTTTGTAGTAAAATGAAAattcatattatttttattggaataCTATACAATTACAAATTGATCCCAAGTGTCAATATTATCAACATTCCAGCAGTACCTACATACgaaagatacatatatatatatgatatcccagagcttgcatttcctatcatacattttttataaagagttgctgctcacaatgaaTTATccattaaaccaagagttccaagcagttaagttgaaataatcccttcgAAAATTAAACAGACAataatcacgagttggttgagcATTATGGAGTGTCTGGTTCATGCATATGCATGGTTCATATATGTGTCAATCGTCATAACCAAAATCCTATCCTATTTTCCTTCCAATTAAACTTTTCACTAGATTTGTACTTGCATGAGCAAAACggcgggtgtcacatgtggaacagaaTTAGCTTACTCTTCTAGAAAGGGGTTcaataaattaaggcaacagtagtataccgcttttctaTCCTGTTTTTCCTGCTTTAtttttaagtactttttttattttctccatGTCTGTGTTGTTTATACCGCGCGACGATGACAATGGTATCATGAAAACGCATTTCTATTTTAAATGGTCACAGTTTTTCAAGTAGAAGAGTTAGAACATTTACCTTTACCCATGTAACAAGTTGAAGAGTTAGAACATTTACCTGACCTATGTAACAAGTTGAAGAGTTAGAACATTTACCTGACCTATGTAACAAGTTTAAGAGTTAGAACATTTACCTGACCTATGTAACAAGTTCAAGAGTTAGAACATTTTACCTTTATCTATATAACAAGTTGAAGAGTTATAACATTTACCTTTACCTATGTAACAAGTTGAAGAGTTAGAACATTTACCTGACCTATGTAACAAGTTGAAGAGTTAGAACATTTTTCTGACctatgtatttgtttgtttttgtacatCATTTAATTACACAAACATATATAATCACCAGGAAAACGCAATGTCGGTGTCAGATTCATGTGATACGATTGACAACAGCGAAAAAGACGATGGATTTGAAGAAACAGCTGTTTTAAGACGATCAAATGGACCTAACAGAGGACAAGAATTATCTTCAAGAGATAGTATTGTATACAAGTATGAGACCCTGTGCCACTGTGAAGAGGAATGTCGTTGTCATGTTCAGCAGAATTTACGAGAGAGTGCCTCCGTAAGCTTTTTTTTTTGCCTCACACGATTCATTGTATAAATATACCAACTTATCAGTACTAATTGTTCGAAGCTGACAAATTTAGAGCATTTAAAACGAAATTCAGGCAGGCATAACTATGCAAACCCTATTTTTACAAACAATACTTCTAGAACCTCACACCGAACTTTACGTGTAAACATACCAACTCGAGAAGACAAATTTTATCAAACACACATTTAGAGACAATAGATAATGCAAcgataacatttatttataagCATTGAAATGCTCgacaaaatcaaattattatatatatatatttttttaaacaacactCATAATACCATGCAGATAATAAAATCCATTCGATTATCACATTACATAGAGCTGTAGTATGATTCCGTAATTTTAATTTTCTGAGGCTCTCCAGAATTTAGATTTTATTTCCGTAATATCTATATGCCGTTTTCATATGAAATATGCTTCGCGCAAAGCCAACATCCCAATTAAAGAAAGTCCATACATAAGTTTATTGTATTTGACATTGATTTAAAAATCTTtggtgttttgttttaaatacctTGAAAATGACTTAATTTATAAACTTcaactaaaataaacaatttaagtaATAGGGAAGTTCTCATAATACAAAATACCAAATACTAATCGGGTTGTTCCTGATGTAGGTTTTCGTTTAAGACATGATAACACCTGCAACGATTAAGTACTACTGTAGTTTTGCCATGTTTGATAAAatgatataaacaagaaaataaatggactttttatgttgtatttttaagaagaaaaaaatataatccaaTTTCAACATGTTTTTATCACGTCAAGacttttgtattattgaaatagCTTTTTGAAGAGACATTAACTGAATTAATAAATTCGAACATAATATGTTGTTTTATACCCGTTCGTTTCTACTCGCATTTGTTCGCTTGAATGTAaatatactttgacctataatggtttatttttacaaattcgGATGAGAgggttttcttattggcactcatactacatcttctgatatctattttATTGCTTTAGTGATTGAACATTTACTTTGAATGGCCATCCACACAAAGTTAGTCTATATGTACCAACAAGTTTCAAGAAGCGAGCCAACATGTTAATTTATATGGTGTGTTCTGTCTTTCTAACAAATGATCATTATCTATTTAGATGGAAGTTATAGACACAACTACCAGAAGATCTGTTATTGATTTTATGGTAAAAGAAGATGTCGTAAAAGGTGGGATGAATCTTCGTTCGAACGATTATGGACATTCTATAGAAATCACAGATACGCGTAATAAATACCCTTCCAACATGGCATTGCGGTTAGTATATGAGTGTGTATAATCATTGGTATTAACGGTAAATTGCATCTTCAGTTTATTACATGTTGAGGCAACATTTGAACTACACATTACTCCTTTTCATATTTGCATTTTTGTGTCGTGAAAGCTGCtgattaagaaaaaataaaataacaaaaattccgaACTCTGAGGAGGTTCATAACGAAACGTCCATAATAAAATagcaaaaacaaaatttcaaacacatcaaacgaatggataacaattgtcgtattcctgacttggcacagacttcttcttatgtataaaattatggATTAAAGCTGGTATTAATAGCTATCCAAACCTCTCATTTTTAATAcaatcgcataaaattccattatattgacaatgatgttttaacaaaacaaacagacattataggtaaaaatgtcaaaaataagggcaCAGCAGTCATGAAAACAGTGTTAGGTTGTATTAAATACTGATTTCTTCTTGCTGACATTCATGCTTTTTATAATTAGATTAATATACTTACAGCAATACAGACAACATTCTTGGTATTAACAATCAAGCAGTTGATCAGTATCATCACAATATTGTCTTGGAAATGTTCCGGAATATGATGCAGGCTTCAACAGAAGAACCACTAAGTTTGGTACGTATGACTATAGGTTGCTATTTTTGGATGTAAAAATAATCTATAAAATTGCGAATGGAAACGggaaatgtttcaaagagacataAGCCCAACCGAAGAGCAGGAGAGCACCTAGATATCTGTTTTATCATCAGGTAATTTATCctagttgtcttttttttttaaattgtattacatTTTCAAAACCAGTGATACATGACTTTTTTTCCAAACGTTTGAAATAACGGATCGGAGAAAGAGGTACAGCATACATGATACGTATTAATTTGGTGCACTAATCgctaaacagtttcagaaaatcAATCACCGAgatttaagatattttaaatagTTCCATTATGTAGATAACTAGACCAAAAGACTAATTTGAGTgtgtttctttataaaaaaaaaaacctcatagcGCATTGTCTTCCCTGCCCTTAAAATTAGTTATTTGTCAAAATAATCGTTATAACAAAATTACTGGGAAATGAATTAAAAGTAATAGACGCATTTACAATTTTGGTATTTAACTTAGCTTGATCTCCGAATGAACCTCGATCTGTATTAGAACACACTTCTGACGTCAAGAAACACTCACTTTTGATTATGACTTTCGTGTTTTGAAGCGTGCGTGATAAATATTTGTAGAAACTGGTGTTGTTTATAAAGGGTAGATTTGCATACAAGTGAAAAGACGTCTATTCAAATTCTAAATTGTACTGTTGTCTATGGGAATGTTCCGTTTCTATAACGATTCGCCGAGTGCACTTTACTTGGTAGAATACGGTCAGTACTGTTTGGACGTTCAATATGTTAGAAAACATTATTCTTGAAAAAATTACATGCCTACTTTTTGAACACGTCTTTATTTTTCTgggtttttaaaatatatatatatatatacatatgctgTTTAGATAGTCGAAAGACAAGAGGAAAATGGAAATAAAGACATAATAGAAATTGAAGTAAAAGTTGAAGTCGAATTTCAATGTAAGTATAAACTTAAATGTTGTTACTTCACTGtgagtttaaaaatgaaaattcagtTACTAGCACATATTTGGCAATTCAATTGACAATTGTTAatacacatgtattttttttcttaaaacagaTGAACCTATTGTAAAAGTTGAGGCAAATATTTGTCATTCCGCATCATACGACCTTAACATAAAATGTGTTAAGTATCTTGAATGTGTTGACTGTCGCATACACAATGGCGGGAAAACCAATTACTACGTCACGACAGATCATAAAATAGATAACATACACATGAGACCTCTCAGACATTCGGATAAAAAGAAAAGTGAGTATTTAACCCTTAAAAACATTTATGTTAATTAAACTTTGACTGAAATAAAAGCAGTAATAACTTCATTTACTATGAAAGGAGGAATGCTACAATATTTACAACCATCATGTAGGTAAAGACAGTCAAGCAATAATACAGTGACGTTGCCACAATCAAGGAAAAGATAACTGTAATATGCTGAAGACAGATTTAAAGACATTATAGTTAGTAGAGAACTATCTGTATCTAACCTAAACTTCGATGTGTTTATATTTTGATTACACTTATATCATTGTAGGATGCAAGGGTAAGATCCTTATTCTTGCACCTAAACAAAAACAAGAGGAAaccgttttttttcaaataacactagaacacacccgcgaaatcgcgggcatatacagcttgtgaactgttgtaggatgattttcggttaaagatattatgtatggagaatttcataaaagacACCTTTTTCCAAAGTtggatatttgtttcctttctgttaaattcaatgattttcgtgtttctggcctcagaccacaattattcttctcctttgctacactGATgtatcttttggtaaaagtcaaattaaatttaaaatttgcaccgcttcaaacatgaaataaatgtaactccTTATATaaagaccattattagtctaataaaatatgcttctaagACAATCcattttcttttgagagccttattaacatgccaatggtaggatatgaataaATGattaagaccgactaaggctaatttgaggggtggtcggaggggtcctgatcccgaaatccggggcttaaaaacatgaacccgagatgcagaatttaaagaaattcatatcccgaaatcccgtaaggatcaatccccaaatacCGAGTTTTAAAACGatcgatcccgacgtcccgaaaaaggtcctgcctccctctaatctctaccctaggctactttcatttttgccaaatcactacttttactttcaacaataaatttacggtatgcccaatttatgggcattatgttttctagtctgtgcatccgtgcgttcgttcgttcgttcgtccatccgtctgtcccgcttcagttgaacgtttttggtcgaggtagtttttgatgaagttgaagtccaatcaactcgaaactcagtaaatatagtgccgatgtggcatccgtgtactacggacacattcttgtttccacatattttacttatttcaattacagaatacagagagtctctatatattaaagtcgtataatcgtagtttacgtGTAGATATTAAAACGCGAAATCGAAACTCagtaaatatagtgccgatgtggcatccgtgtactacggacacattcttgtttccacatattttacttatttcaattacagaatacagagagtctctatatattaaagtactagtagtataatcgtagtttacgtGTAGATATtaaaacgcgaaaaataattgtcctgtctaAGGagatataatagttgtggttcttgagaTCTAAACACCATGTAATAGAGAAAACGCTCTGATTGgattatctatttttcatttttgttatctatcatacgattggttgtacttgtggaTGTTTCAAACTGGAAGTCTTATCtttgactaaaagtcagtctgatgtcggaatcaatatccggactccttttttgtcgtttttctccaaatATATCTCAATCTGAACAATCagaagaatggatgacaaatgcaaaTATGCATGTTacatatagaacacagaggcatgatgattaattcgtcgtggaaggaagagaagcgacacacaaaatgaggtcttctcgtttaatagtataaatATCGCAATTTATCAACTTCTTATCATTGATTCTAAATTCTCGGAGAATTATACGTTTCGTTCGTTGTccgtttatattatatttttgaaactg contains:
- the LOC139517896 gene encoding uncharacterized protein, whose protein sequence is MSVSDSCDTIDNSEKDDGFEETAVLRRSNGPNRGQELSSRDSIVYKYETLCHCEEECRCHVQQNLRESASMEVIDTTTRRSVIDFMVKEDVVKGGMNLRSNDYGHSIEITDTRNKYPSNMALRNTDNILGINNQAVDQYHHNIVLEMFRNMMQASTEEPLSLIVERQEENGNKDIIEIEVKVEVEFQYEPIVKVEANICHSASYDLNIKCVKYLECVDCRIHNGGKTNYYVTTDHKIDNIHMRPLRHSDKKKNIFKCYKFHGLCIQRGRPPIPMFIGVFKSYEDNEFVMASSKTTLSLINIPTKLNTNIRQITRADPRFFIVSKTDSGHSYFESLQHRGSYWKFNENTLGLARRSNKEAKSSYDSHFRFVPVD